A stretch of the Bacillota bacterium genome encodes the following:
- a CDS encoding serine hydroxymethyltransferase → MGSLRVVDPKIAGSIEQELLRQQSHLELIASENFVSEAVLEAQGSVLTNKYAEGYPGRRYYGGCEFVDIAEELARQRACELFNAEHANVQPHSGAQANTAIYFAVLKPGDTILGMRLTHGGHLTHGHPINMSGKWFQIVDYGVNEHTGRIDYDQVRSIARRERPRLIVAGASAYPRIIDFEVFASIAREVGAYLMVDMAHIAGLVAAGLHPNPVPVADFVTSTTHKTLRGPRGGLILCPQDQAQSIDKAVFPGIQGGPLMHVIAAKAVAFKEALAPGFKDYQKQVVANAKALAQGLMNRGFVLVSGGTDNHLLLLDLRPQKLTGKDAEAMLDEINITVNKNTIPYDPESPFVTSGLRLGTPAMTTRGLTTADMDEIADIIAQALTRFEEPGVKGKLKARVRDLCALYPLYSGKQI, encoded by the coding sequence GTGGGGTCTTTGCGGGTGGTCGATCCTAAGATTGCTGGGAGCATTGAGCAGGAACTGTTGCGGCAGCAAAGTCATTTGGAACTCATTGCCTCCGAAAACTTTGTCAGTGAAGCAGTGCTGGAAGCTCAGGGGTCGGTTTTAACCAATAAGTATGCGGAAGGCTATCCTGGACGGCGGTACTACGGGGGCTGCGAGTTTGTGGATATTGCTGAGGAGTTGGCTAGGCAGCGAGCCTGCGAGCTCTTTAATGCCGAGCACGCCAACGTCCAGCCTCATTCCGGGGCTCAGGCCAACACAGCTATTTATTTTGCGGTTTTGAAGCCCGGGGACACTATTTTAGGTATGCGTCTTACCCATGGCGGACATCTCACCCATGGGCACCCTATTAACATGTCCGGTAAATGGTTCCAAATTGTAGACTACGGAGTGAACGAGCACACAGGCCGTATCGACTATGATCAGGTCCGATCCATTGCCAGGCGTGAGCGCCCGCGCCTAATTGTGGCCGGTGCCAGTGCCTATCCGCGCATCATCGATTTTGAAGTTTTTGCTTCCATTGCCCGGGAGGTAGGCGCCTATTTGATGGTTGATATGGCTCATATAGCTGGGCTGGTGGCAGCCGGACTGCATCCGAATCCAGTGCCGGTGGCCGACTTTGTCACCAGCACCACCCATAAAACTCTGCGCGGACCCCGGGGCGGATTGATTCTGTGTCCCCAGGACCAGGCTCAAAGTATAGACAAGGCTGTTTTTCCCGGGATCCAGGGCGGGCCGCTTATGCATGTCATTGCCGCGAAGGCAGTGGCTTTCAAAGAGGCGCTGGCACCCGGGTTTAAGGACTACCAAAAGCAAGTGGTGGCTAACGCCAAAGCCCTGGCCCAAGGACTGATGAACCGCGGTTTTGTGTTGGTGTCCGGCGGTACGGACAATCACCTGCTGCTGCTGGATCTCAGGCCGCAGAAGCTAACTGGGAAAGATGCCGAGGCCATGCTGGATGAGATCAATATCACGGTTAACAAGAATACTATTCCTTACGATCCGGAGAGTCCCTTTGTGACCAGCGGGCTTAGGCTCGGTACTCCGGCCATGACTACCCGGGGACTCACCACCGCTGACATGGACGAAATCGCCGACATAATTGCTCAGGCCCTGACCCGGTTTGAAGAACCCGGGGTAAAAGGAAAGCTCAAGGCGCGGGTACGGGATCTATGTGCGCTTTATCCACTGTATTCGGGAAAACAGATTTAA